From the Xiphophorus maculatus strain JP 163 A chromosome 20, X_maculatus-5.0-male, whole genome shotgun sequence genome, one window contains:
- the ipo9 gene encoding importin-9 has protein sequence MSGAGDGRAVPAVGPVQQGLKEALIETLTAILSPVQEVRAAAEEQIKVLEVTEEFGVHLAELTVDPQGALAIRQLASVILKQYVETHWCAHSEKFRPPETTDQAKAAIRELLPSGLRESISKVRSSVAYAVSAIAHWDWPEAWPQLFTLLMEMLVSGEVNAVHGAMRVLTEFTREVTDTQMPLVAPVILPEMYKIFTMAEVYSIRTRSRAVEIFTTCANLICAIEELEKGAAKALIFPVVQQFTEAFVQALQMPDGPSSDSGLKMEVLKAVTALVKNFPKPMVSSMQQILPIVWNTLTESAAFYVRTEVNYTEEVDDPVDSDGEVLGFENLVFSIFEFVHTLLENNKFKSTVRKALPELIYYIILYMQITEDQVKVWTANPQQFVEDEDDDTFSYSVRISAQDLLLAVAAEFQNESAAALAAAATRHLQEAEQAKNGGSEHWWKIHEACMLALGSVKTIITENVKNGRIQFDMHGFLAGVILADLNLTAASPFLLGRALWAASRFTAAMSPELIQQFLQATVSGLHDSQPPSVRISAVRAIWGYCDQLKLSESTHILQPFLPSILEGLVQLAAQFSSEVLTLVMETLCIVCTVDPAFTTSAENKICPLTIAIFLKYNNDPVVASLAQDIFKELAQIEGCQGPMQMRLIPTLISIMQAPPDKIPSGLCATSIDILATVVRNTKPPLSELLVCQAFPVVAQCTLRTDDHTIMQNGGECLRAYVSVALEQIAQWRDEQGNSGLWYVMQVVNQLLDPRTSESTAVFVGRLVSTLISRAGTELGDQLDHILRAILSKMQQAEALSVMQSLIMVFAHLVHSQLDPLLEFLCSLPGPTGKPALEFVMTEWMSRQHLFYGQYEGKVSTVALCKLLQHGINADDKRLQDIMVKGEEIYNPEDGIRTRSKSAKNPERWTNIPLLVKIFKLIINELSTVVEANASRANAVDWSQDSSGMWDDQEDGEGEDDEEDEGLAGQLLSDLISSNKYDDDYYEDDEEDDPDALKDPIYQIDLQAYLTDFLTQFAQQPCYSMFSNHLNNAERQTLQSIGL, from the exons ATGAGTGGTGCGGGTGACGGTCGGGCCGTCCCGGCTGTCGGACCCGTCCAGCAGGGATTGAAGGAGGCTCTGATTGAGACGCTCACGGCCATCCTGTCTCCGGTGCAAGAAGTGCGCGCCGCCGCTGAGGAGCAGATCAAAGTGCTGGAGGTGACAGAAG AGTTTGGTGTCCATCTGGCAGAACTTACAGTTGACCCTCAGGGAGCGCTTGCCATCCGTCAA TTAGCATCTGTCATCCTGAAGCAGTATGTGGAGACTCACTGGTGCGCCCATTCAGAGAAGTTCAGGCCTCCTGAAACCACAGATCAG GCTAAAGCCGCCATCAGGGAGCTGCTGCCCAGCGGCCTGCGCGAGTCCATCAGCAAGGTCCGCTCCAGTGTCGCCTACGCTGTGTCAGCCATCGCCCACTGGGACTGGCCTGAGGCGTGGCCACAGCTCTTCACCCTGCTGATGGAGATGCTGGTCAGCGGAGAAGTGAACGCAGTTCATGGAGCCATGAGGGTCCTCAcag AGTTCACTCGCGAGGTGACAGACACTCAGATGCCTCTGGTGGCTCCAGTCATCCTACCTGAGATGTACAAGATCTTTACCATGGCTGAG GTTTACAGCATCCGTACCCGTTCCAGAGCAGTGGAGATCTTCACCACATGTGCAAACCTCATCTGTGCTATTGAAGAGCTTGAAAAG gGTGCTGCTAAAGCGTTGATCTTCCCGGTGGTGCAGCAGTTTACAGAAGCGTTTGTGCAGGCTCTGCAGATGCCTGATGGACCCTCGTCTGACAGCGGTCTCAAGATGGAAGTCCTGAAG gcAGTAACGGCTTTAGTGAAGAACTTCCCCAAACCGATGGTTTCGTCTATGCAGCAAATATTACCCATCGTCTGGAATACACTGACTGAAAGTGCAGCTTT TTATGTAAGAACTGAAGTCAACTACACTGAGGAAGTGGACGACCCTGTTGACTCAGACG GAGAAGTTTTGGGCTTTGAGAATCTGGTGTTCAGCATCTTTGAGTTTGTCCACACGCTTCTGGAGAACAACAAGTTCAAGAGCACAGTGCGGAAAGCTCTGCCAGAGCTCATCTACTACATCATCCTGTACATGCAGATCACAGAGGACCAG GTCAAAGTTTGGACGGCAAACCCTCAGCAGTTTGTagaggatgaggatgatgacACTTTCTCCTACTCTGTCCGGATCTCTGCTCAGGACCTACTGCTG GCTGTAGCTGCAGAGTTCCAGAATGAAAGTGCAGCAGCGCtggcagcagctgcaaccaGACACCTCCAGGAGGCAGAACAAGCTAAAAACGGTGGCAGTGAGCACTG GTGGAAGATTCATGAGGCCTGCATGTTGGCCCTCGGTTCAGTCAAGACCATCATTACTGAGAACGTGAAGAACGGTCGGATTCAGTTTGACATGCACGGTTTTCTGGCCGGCGTCATCCTGGCTGATCTTAATCTCACCG CTGCATCCCCGTTCCTTCTGGGCCGCGCTCTGTGGGCGGCCAGTCGTTTCACTGCAGCCATGTCTCCTGAACTCATCCAGCAGTTTCTCCAGGCCACAGTCAGCGGTCTCCATGACAGCCAGCCTCCATCCGTCCGCATCTCGGCGGTCCGGGCCATCTGGGG ttactGTGACCAGTTGAAGCTGTCGGAGAGCACACACATCCTTCAGCCTTTCCTCCCCAGCATACTGGAAGGACTGGTTCAGCTCGCTGCCCAATTCAGCTCAGAGGTGCTCACACTCGTCATGGAGACGCTATGCATCGTCTGCACCGTGGACCCGGCCTTCACCACCAGCGCCGAGAACAAAATCTGCCCGCTCACAATCGCCATTTTCCTCAAATATAACAATG ACCCCGTGGTAGCCTCCCTGGCTCAGGACATCTTTAAGGAGCTGGCTCAAATCGAAGGCTGTCAGGGCCCCATGCAGATGCGACTCATTCCCACACTAATCAGCATCATGCAGGCTCCACCTGATAAGATCCCCTCTGGACTCTGTGCT ACATCAATAGACATTCTGGCCACAGTGGTCCGAAACACAAAGCCCCCTCTATCAGAGCTGTTGGTGTGTCAGGCCTTTCCTGTGGTAGCTCAGTGTACCTTACGAACTGATGACCACACAATAATGCAG AACGGAGGCGAGTGCCTGCGAGCGTATGTCTCTGTCGCCCTGGAGCAGATTGCCCAGTGGAGGGACGAGCAGGGCAACAGCGGCCTGTGGTACGTCATGCAGGTGGTCAACCAGCTGCTGGACCCCCGGACCTCTGAGTCCACGGCGGTCTTCGTGGGACGGCTGGTATCCACTCTGATCTCTCGGGCTGGAACGGAGCTCGGGGACCAGCTGGATCACATCCTCAGAGCCATTCTGAGCAAAATGCAGCAAGCCGAGGCTCTGAGCGTCATGCAG TCTCTCATCATGGTGTTTGCCCACCTGGTCCACTCCCAGCTGGACCCTCTGCTGGAGTTTCTGTGCAGTCTGCCAGGACCGACGGGAAAACCTGCCTTGGAATTCGTTATGACGGAGTGGATGAGCAGGCAGCATCTTTTCTACGGACAGTATGAGGGTAAAGTCAG CACTGTGGCGCTGTGCAAACTTCTGCAGCATGGCATAAACGCTGACGACAAGCGACTTCAGGACATCATGGTTAAGGGAGAAGAAATCTACAACCCTGAAGATGGCATTCGCACTCGCTCCAAATCTGCCAAAA ACCCAGAACGCTGGACGAACATTCCTTTACTTGTGAAAATCTTTAAACTGATCATCAACGAGTTATCGACGGTGGTGGAAGCGAACGCCAGCAGGGCGAACGCTGTTGACTGGAGTCAAG aTTCCAGCGGCATGTGGGACGACCAGGAGGACGGGGAGGGAGAggatgatgaggaggatgaaggaTTAGCAGGGCAACTGCTTTCTGATCTCATTTCATCTAATAAAtatg ATGACGATTATTAtgaggatgatgaggaagaTGATCCAGACGCATTGAAAGACCCCATTTATCAGATCGATCTGCAG GCTTACCTGACGGACTTTCTGACACAGTTTGCTCAGCAGCCATGCTACAGCATGTTCTCGAACCACCTCAACAACGCTGAGAGACAAACCCTGCAGTCTATAGGCCTGTAG